The following coding sequences lie in one Myxococcus xanthus genomic window:
- a CDS encoding archease, which translates to METGQASAAREAMPRWEHLTRGSERVVRGRGRSLEEAFEQAAVALCALVVDPASVEVREEVELVCEATAPERLLADWLRAIVQKMAARRLCFRCFAVRMDGTRLFGHAFGEPLDRERHPFARDVRGVSLVDTRVSQGADGLWTAECEVEL; encoded by the coding sequence ATGGAGACGGGGCAGGCGTCGGCGGCGCGCGAGGCGATGCCTCGGTGGGAGCACCTCACCCGCGGCTCGGAGCGCGTGGTGCGGGGACGGGGGCGCTCGCTGGAAGAGGCCTTCGAGCAGGCCGCGGTGGCGTTGTGCGCGCTGGTGGTGGACCCCGCCTCGGTGGAGGTGCGCGAGGAGGTGGAGCTGGTGTGCGAGGCGACGGCGCCGGAGCGGCTGCTGGCGGACTGGCTGCGCGCCATCGTCCAAAAGATGGCGGCGCGCCGCCTGTGTTTCCGGTGCTTCGCGGTGCGCATGGACGGCACGCGCCTCTTCGGCCACGCCTTCGGTGAGCCGTTGGACCGGGAGCGCCACCCCTTCGCGCGAGACGTGCGGGGCGTGTCGCTGGTGGACACGCGTGTGTCCCAGGGCGCGGATGGCCTGTGGACGGCTGAGTGCGAAGTGGAGCTGTGA
- a CDS encoding AMP-binding protein, translating to MSASLLEVFLDHAHRAPERPLLTFEQERFTYGQFATHVTAFARGLKQRGLQPGERVALFLENSARFAIAYLGVQAAGGVVVLVNTAYRQVELAHILSDAEVCGCVTGAAGAAELVPLRAQLPSLQWLLTVERPTTALPESLTEVPFDTLLAEGTSAAAPLVMPRPEDLAVLGYTSGTTGRSKGAMLMHRNLLANVRAVTEAWRWTEQDRLLLTLPLFHTHGLMVGLHGTLFTGASVDLRRRFNAAESLAALRDDASLTMFFGVPTMYSRLLEEARASRVKPRALRLWVSGSAPLSPQLFADIEAELGARILERYGMTETIMNTTNPYEGERRPGTVGVPYPGQEARVVDVRTRQPLPRGETGEIEVRGPHVFAGYWRRQDATTESFDADGWFRTGDLGDVDADGYLRITGRARELIISGGFNVYPREVEEVLAMHPGVAEVAVLGLPDADLGEQVVAVVVPHPGATPPESQSLVDWCKDRLASFKKPRQVVFTDALPRNALGKVQKHLLRAALVTPGTRESR from the coding sequence ATGTCGGCCTCCCTTCTCGAAGTGTTCCTGGACCACGCACACCGCGCGCCCGAGCGGCCCCTGCTGACGTTCGAGCAGGAGCGCTTCACCTACGGGCAGTTCGCCACGCACGTCACGGCCTTCGCCCGGGGCCTCAAGCAGCGCGGGCTCCAGCCGGGGGAGCGGGTGGCGCTCTTCCTGGAGAACAGCGCCCGCTTCGCCATCGCCTACCTGGGTGTGCAGGCCGCGGGCGGCGTGGTGGTGCTGGTCAACACCGCCTACCGGCAGGTGGAGCTGGCCCACATCCTGTCCGACGCGGAGGTCTGCGGCTGCGTCACCGGCGCGGCGGGCGCCGCGGAGCTGGTGCCGCTGCGGGCCCAGCTGCCCTCGCTCCAGTGGCTCCTCACCGTGGAGCGCCCCACCACCGCGCTGCCCGAGTCGCTCACGGAGGTCCCCTTCGACACGCTGCTCGCGGAGGGCACCTCCGCCGCCGCGCCGCTGGTGATGCCGCGTCCGGAGGACCTGGCGGTGCTGGGCTACACCTCTGGCACCACGGGCCGCTCCAAGGGCGCCATGCTGATGCACCGCAACCTGCTGGCCAACGTGCGAGCCGTCACCGAGGCGTGGCGCTGGACGGAGCAGGACCGGCTGCTGCTCACCCTGCCGCTGTTCCACACCCACGGCCTGATGGTGGGCCTGCACGGCACGCTGTTCACCGGCGCCAGCGTGGACCTGCGCCGCCGCTTCAACGCCGCCGAGTCCCTGGCCGCGCTGCGCGATGACGCCTCGCTCACGATGTTCTTCGGCGTGCCCACCATGTACAGCCGCCTGCTGGAGGAGGCCCGCGCGTCACGCGTGAAGCCGCGCGCGCTGCGCCTGTGGGTGTCCGGCTCGGCGCCGCTCAGTCCCCAGCTCTTCGCGGACATCGAGGCGGAGCTGGGCGCCCGCATCCTGGAGCGCTACGGGATGACGGAGACCATCATGAACACCACCAACCCCTACGAGGGCGAGCGCCGCCCCGGCACGGTGGGCGTCCCCTACCCCGGCCAGGAGGCCCGCGTGGTGGACGTGCGCACGCGCCAGCCGCTGCCGCGCGGTGAGACGGGGGAAATCGAGGTCCGGGGCCCCCACGTCTTCGCCGGGTACTGGCGCCGCCAGGACGCCACCACCGAGTCGTTCGACGCGGACGGGTGGTTCCGCACGGGCGACCTGGGGGATGTGGACGCGGACGGCTACCTGCGCATCACCGGGCGGGCGCGCGAGCTCATCATCAGCGGCGGCTTCAACGTGTACCCGCGCGAGGTGGAGGAGGTGCTCGCCATGCACCCGGGCGTCGCGGAGGTCGCGGTGCTGGGCCTGCCTGACGCGGACCTGGGCGAGCAGGTGGTGGCCGTGGTGGTGCCTCACCCGGGGGCGACCCCGCCGGAGTCCCAGTCCCTGGTGGACTGGTGCAAGGACCGGCTCGCCAGCTTCAAGAAGCCGCGCCAGGTCGTCTTCACGGATGCGCTGCCGCGCAATGCGTTGGGCAAGGTGCAGAAGCACCTCCTCCGGGCAGCCCTGGTGACACCCGGCACGCGCGAGTCACGGTGA
- a CDS encoding ribose-phosphate diphosphokinase: MRSMDPVLLVGTASPHLGRALGQALGVAPADCHFERFPDGEMHVEVPERVRGRTVILVQSTTPPAGEHLLELLLMADACWRMGAARLEAVVPYLGYARQDRRARPGEALGGRLVADLLSQGRFARVLVVDLHSPALEGCFGAPLEHLTSLPLLADALREHVTDTSVVVAPDLGAVKRAEALARLLNRPWAVIHKVRLSGDEVHASGLMGEVRGRRPILVDDMVSTGGTLAAAAGTLRDAGCTEDFTVATTHALLVGPAVERLRNLPLTRLVSTDSVEPVLGLPFQHQVVTLAPLVARALRP; encoded by the coding sequence GTGCGGTCCATGGACCCTGTCCTCCTTGTTGGCACGGCGAGCCCCCACCTGGGGCGCGCGCTCGGGCAAGCCCTGGGCGTAGCGCCCGCTGACTGCCACTTCGAGCGTTTCCCCGACGGGGAAATGCACGTCGAGGTGCCCGAGCGGGTGCGCGGCCGCACCGTCATCCTGGTGCAGTCCACGACGCCACCCGCGGGCGAGCACCTGCTGGAGTTGCTGCTGATGGCGGACGCGTGCTGGCGCATGGGGGCCGCCCGCCTGGAAGCCGTGGTGCCCTACCTGGGCTACGCGCGGCAGGACCGGCGCGCCAGGCCAGGGGAGGCCCTGGGCGGCCGGCTGGTGGCAGACCTGCTGTCACAGGGCCGCTTCGCGCGCGTGCTGGTGGTGGACCTGCACAGCCCCGCGCTGGAAGGCTGCTTCGGCGCGCCGCTGGAGCACCTCACCTCGCTGCCCCTGCTGGCGGACGCGCTGCGCGAACATGTCACCGACACCTCCGTGGTGGTGGCGCCGGACCTGGGCGCGGTGAAGCGCGCGGAGGCCCTGGCGCGGCTGCTGAACCGGCCGTGGGCGGTGATTCACAAGGTGCGGCTGAGCGGAGACGAGGTCCACGCCAGCGGGCTGATGGGCGAGGTGCGGGGACGCCGCCCGATTCTGGTGGATGACATGGTGTCCACCGGTGGCACCCTGGCCGCCGCCGCGGGCACCCTGCGCGACGCGGGCTGCACGGAGGACTTCACGGTGGCGACGACCCACGCCCTGCTGGTGGGCCCCGCCGTGGAGCGCCTGCGCAACCTGCCACTCACCCGGCTGGTGAGCACCGACAGCGTGGAGCCTGTCCTGGGGCTGCCGTTCCAGCACCAGGTGGTGACGCTCGCGCCCCTGGTGGCCCGGGCTCTGCGGCCCTGA
- a CDS encoding response regulator → MKRLLIVDDELAIVEALQDILSVEGYDIDTAFNGAEGLHRMADAKPDLVLLDLMMPVMDGREMLRRMREDAGLRGIPVVVMSAGRISDEERRSSARFLAKPFELDVLLDTIAELLVEPQPNA, encoded by the coding sequence ATGAAGCGGCTTCTCATCGTGGACGACGAGCTGGCCATCGTCGAGGCCCTCCAGGACATCCTGTCCGTGGAGGGCTACGACATCGACACCGCCTTCAACGGCGCCGAAGGCCTGCACCGCATGGCGGACGCGAAGCCGGACCTGGTGCTGCTGGACTTGATGATGCCCGTCATGGACGGCCGGGAGATGCTGCGCCGCATGCGCGAGGACGCCGGCCTGCGAGGCATCCCCGTGGTGGTGATGAGCGCCGGCCGCATCTCCGACGAGGAGCGCCGCTCCAGCGCGCGCTTCCTCGCCAAGCCCTTCGAGCTGGACGTGCTGCTCGACACCATCGCCGAGCTGCTCGTCGAGCCCCAGCCCAACGCCTAG
- a CDS encoding ATPase domain-containing protein encodes MTDTSERPDEPDARVPSGVPGLDALLRGGFLRGGTYIITGAPGTGKTILGNQFCFATVAQGGRAIYLTVLGESHARMMMHLRSMRFFHAEEVGRALSYESGSAALKAEGLAGLSKLIFRAVREHGATVLVVDGLVAMEERSEDPLSFREFLHGLCVHNALAGCTTLLLTGQRGDPSDPRYAMVDGVVALAQERVGVKSVRLAEVTKFRGGPQVPGRHGFEISDNGLSIHPRIEALHTRLPTRTPSTDARLTFGIPALDEMLFGGLVRDSSTLVAGPPGSGKTQLGLHFLAEGARRQEPGLYLGFVETPARLVNKAERLGLGLGGPVDAGRVHLVTRVAAETQPDALAEELFGWVKQHGIQRLVLDGLESFCQELTDSERTPRFLAALMHELLNLGVTSLVLQQTRALAAPEADARLDVEALVDNVLVLRMVALRSRHYRVLSVLKARESEHDTAQRLFSMTPRGIEVAADSEGAEALFNGQAPSHAAPPRKPKRKTGSKPVRRGKPSRRGGRGV; translated from the coding sequence GTGACGGACACCTCTGAGCGGCCGGACGAACCCGACGCGCGGGTTCCCAGCGGCGTGCCAGGGCTGGACGCGCTCCTGCGCGGCGGCTTTCTTCGCGGGGGCACGTACATCATCACGGGGGCGCCGGGGACGGGGAAGACCATCCTCGGCAACCAGTTCTGCTTCGCCACCGTGGCCCAGGGTGGCCGTGCCATCTACCTCACGGTGCTGGGGGAATCCCACGCGCGGATGATGATGCACTTGCGGAGCATGCGCTTCTTCCACGCGGAAGAGGTCGGCCGCGCGCTGAGCTACGAAAGCGGCTCCGCCGCCCTCAAGGCGGAAGGGCTGGCGGGCCTCAGCAAGCTCATCTTCCGCGCGGTGCGCGAGCACGGCGCCACGGTGCTGGTCGTGGACGGCCTGGTGGCCATGGAGGAGCGCTCCGAGGACCCGCTGAGCTTCCGGGAGTTCCTCCACGGCCTCTGCGTCCACAACGCGCTCGCGGGCTGCACCACGCTGCTGCTCACCGGGCAGCGCGGCGACCCGTCCGACCCACGCTACGCCATGGTGGACGGCGTCGTCGCCCTGGCCCAGGAGCGCGTGGGCGTGAAGTCGGTGCGCCTGGCCGAGGTGACGAAGTTCCGCGGTGGCCCCCAGGTCCCCGGCCGTCACGGCTTCGAGATTTCCGATAACGGCCTGTCCATCCATCCCCGCATCGAAGCCCTCCACACGCGGCTGCCCACGCGCACGCCCTCGACGGACGCGCGGCTCACCTTCGGCATCCCCGCGCTGGACGAGATGCTCTTCGGCGGCCTGGTGCGGGATTCGTCCACGCTGGTGGCGGGCCCGCCCGGCAGCGGCAAGACGCAGCTGGGGCTGCACTTCCTGGCGGAGGGCGCACGCCGGCAAGAGCCCGGGCTGTACCTCGGCTTCGTGGAGACGCCGGCCCGGCTGGTCAACAAGGCGGAGCGGCTGGGGCTGGGGCTGGGCGGACCTGTGGACGCGGGCCGGGTCCACCTGGTGACCCGCGTGGCGGCGGAGACGCAACCGGACGCGCTGGCCGAAGAGCTGTTCGGGTGGGTGAAACAACACGGCATCCAGCGGCTGGTGCTGGACGGACTGGAGTCCTTCTGTCAGGAACTCACGGACTCCGAGCGCACGCCCCGCTTCCTCGCCGCCCTCATGCACGAACTGCTCAACCTGGGCGTCACCTCGCTGGTCCTCCAACAGACGCGCGCGCTCGCCGCACCGGAGGCGGACGCGCGGCTGGACGTGGAGGCGCTCGTCGACAACGTCCTGGTGCTGCGGATGGTGGCGCTGCGCTCGCGGCACTACCGCGTGCTCTCCGTGCTGAAGGCGCGGGAGAGCGAGCATGACACGGCCCAGCGCCTGTTCTCCATGACGCCTCGGGGCATCGAAGTCGCGGCGGACAGTGAGGGCGCGGAGGCCCTCTTCAACGGGCAGGCCCCGTCTCACGCGGCGCCCCCGCGGAAGCCGAAACGCAAGACAGGGAGCAAACCGGTCCGGCGCGGCAAGCCGTCCCGGCGTGGGGGGCGTGGCGTATGA
- a CDS encoding bifunctional alpha/beta hydrolase/OsmC family protein encodes MGARDVALRGAEGSVVTARLDLPPGRPVASAVRVGCFACLGPSPAPSRLAHALVARGFAVLSLDFTAPAAAGTRPDTVPSVEAVEAAAAWLRERYPPVRLLVGHSLGGTAAAAALPRLSEVAALALVNAPVGGGPLLERLSSTAREAGEGELDFGPGRLRLTRRFLQGIDAAHLRRALNAFPGELLVLHSPADRYVPLEHARRWMAMARRPASLMLLEGADHFLSHDADAGHAADVLGVWAARQVTPVREREAPLPPGVVEVHEAGEGRFAQDIRVGAHRLRSDEPLSVGGEDTGPTPYGLLTAALGACTAMTLRLYAARKGWPLEHVHVRLSHEKVHAKACEECETKDGKMDRLQRTVRLEGPLTDAQRAALVAIADRCPVHRTLASDVDVHTDMEQ; translated from the coding sequence ATGGGCGCGCGGGACGTGGCGCTGCGAGGCGCGGAGGGCTCGGTGGTGACGGCGCGGCTGGACCTACCCCCCGGCAGGCCCGTGGCCAGCGCGGTGCGGGTGGGGTGCTTCGCGTGCCTGGGGCCATCACCGGCACCTTCCCGGCTGGCCCACGCGCTGGTGGCCCGCGGCTTCGCGGTGCTGTCGCTGGACTTCACCGCGCCCGCGGCTGCCGGGACGCGGCCGGACACGGTGCCCTCGGTGGAGGCGGTGGAGGCCGCGGCGGCGTGGCTGCGGGAGCGCTACCCGCCGGTGCGCCTGCTGGTGGGGCACAGCCTGGGCGGCACGGCGGCGGCCGCGGCGCTGCCCCGGCTTTCGGAGGTGGCCGCGCTGGCGCTGGTGAATGCGCCGGTGGGCGGTGGACCGTTGCTCGAACGGCTGTCTTCCACCGCGCGGGAGGCGGGTGAGGGCGAGCTCGACTTCGGGCCGGGCCGTCTGCGCCTCACGCGCCGCTTCCTCCAGGGCATCGACGCGGCGCACCTGCGGCGGGCGCTGAACGCCTTTCCGGGCGAGCTGCTGGTGCTGCATTCGCCGGCGGACCGGTACGTGCCGCTCGAGCACGCCCGGCGGTGGATGGCCATGGCCCGCCGTCCGGCCAGCCTGATGCTGCTGGAGGGCGCGGACCACTTCCTGTCCCACGACGCGGACGCGGGCCATGCCGCCGACGTGCTGGGGGTGTGGGCCGCGCGGCAGGTGACACCGGTGCGGGAGCGTGAGGCGCCCCTGCCCCCGGGCGTGGTGGAGGTCCACGAGGCGGGTGAGGGTCGCTTCGCCCAGGACATCCGCGTGGGGGCGCACCGGCTGCGCTCGGATGAGCCGCTGTCGGTGGGCGGCGAGGACACCGGCCCCACGCCCTACGGACTGCTGACGGCCGCGCTGGGGGCGTGCACCGCGATGACGCTGCGGCTCTACGCGGCGCGCAAGGGCTGGCCGCTGGAGCATGTCCACGTGCGGCTGAGCCACGAGAAGGTGCACGCGAAGGCGTGCGAGGAGTGCGAGACGAAGGACGGGAAGATGGACCGGCTGCAACGCACGGTGAGGCTGGAGGGCCCGCTGACGGACGCGCAGCGCGCGGCGCTGGTGGCCATCGCGGACCGCTGCCCGGTGCACCGGACACTGGCTTCGGATGTGGATGTCCACACGGACATGGAGCAATGA
- the orn gene encoding oligoribonuclease — protein MISSEQRFVWLDLEMTGLDPETCSIIEVGVIITGPDLRPLAEIERVIWQPEESLLRMEPVVREMHTRNGLLEKVRASNTSLRVAERDVMALVTEHCALGEGILAGNSIHTDRRFLIRYMPLLERYLHYRMVDVTSLKVLTRAWYPNLVEPRKAPSGHTALADVRASISELQYYRDTLFRGTPA, from the coding sequence ATGATTTCGAGTGAGCAGCGCTTCGTGTGGCTGGACCTGGAGATGACCGGGTTGGACCCGGAGACGTGTTCCATCATCGAGGTGGGCGTCATCATCACCGGTCCGGATTTGCGGCCCCTCGCGGAGATTGAGCGCGTCATCTGGCAGCCGGAGGAGTCGCTCCTTCGCATGGAGCCCGTCGTCCGGGAGATGCACACCCGCAACGGGCTCCTGGAGAAGGTGCGTGCCTCCAACACCTCGCTGCGCGTGGCGGAGCGGGACGTGATGGCGCTCGTCACCGAGCACTGCGCCCTGGGCGAGGGCATCCTCGCCGGCAACTCCATCCACACCGACCGGCGCTTCCTGATTCGCTACATGCCGCTGCTGGAGCGCTATCTGCACTACCGCATGGTGGACGTGACGAGCCTCAAGGTGTTGACGCGCGCCTGGTATCCGAACCTGGTGGAGCCGCGCAAGGCGCCCAGCGGGCACACCGCCCTGGCGGACGTGCGCGCCAGCATCTCTGAGCTGCAGTACTACCGCGACACCCTCTTCCGCGGGACGCCGGCCTAG
- a CDS encoding dienelactone hydrolase family protein, whose amino-acid sequence MWQGGNTDPDVREVQVQVGDVLLGGSLGIPDGARGLVIFAHGSGSSRFSPRNRAVARALRAQGLATLLFDLLSEAEEVGDARTGELRFDIPFLARRLAAVTEWAQRQPALAVLRMGYFGSSTGAAAALVAAALHPDLIHAVVSRGGRPDLAGPVLPRVQAPTLLLVGGQDVGVLELNEASLARLEGLKGIQIIPGATHLFEEPGALEQVARQAAAWFLRFLGGVGAEARA is encoded by the coding sequence ATGTGGCAGGGAGGAAATACGGACCCGGATGTCCGGGAGGTGCAGGTCCAGGTGGGCGACGTGTTGCTGGGGGGCAGCCTGGGCATCCCGGACGGCGCGCGAGGCCTGGTCATCTTCGCCCATGGCAGCGGCAGCAGCCGCTTCAGTCCCCGCAACCGCGCGGTGGCGCGTGCGCTGCGCGCGCAGGGGCTGGCCACGCTGCTGTTCGACCTGCTGAGCGAAGCGGAGGAGGTGGGGGACGCGCGCACCGGGGAGCTGCGCTTCGACATCCCGTTCCTCGCCCGGCGGTTGGCGGCGGTGACGGAATGGGCGCAGCGGCAGCCGGCGCTGGCCGTGCTGCGCATGGGCTACTTCGGCTCCAGCACCGGCGCCGCGGCGGCGCTCGTCGCGGCGGCCCTGCATCCGGACCTCATCCACGCCGTGGTGTCGCGTGGCGGGCGGCCCGACCTGGCCGGACCGGTGTTGCCCCGCGTGCAGGCGCCCACGCTGCTGCTCGTCGGCGGGCAGGACGTGGGCGTGCTGGAGCTGAACGAGGCGTCGCTCGCGCGGCTGGAGGGCCTGAAGGGCATCCAAATCATCCCGGGGGCCACGCACCTCTTCGAGGAGCCCGGCGCGCTGGAGCAGGTGGCCCGGCAGGCCGCCGCGTGGTTCCTCCGCTTCCTCGGCGGCGTCGGCGCGGAGGCGCGCGCGTGA
- a CDS encoding enoyl-CoA hydratase, which translates to MSDTLLTKLDSGVLTLTFNRPEKKNAFTHAMYEAATRALKDAEGNVDVRAVLLTGAGNVFTAGNDIGDFMEHPPAGEDSAVFRFLRALVDADKPVLAAVDGPAVGIGTTMLLHCDYVVASERARFHMPFVQLGLCAEGASSLLIPRTAGFAVASELLLFGEPFDAATALRAGIINKVVPDASLQQVATERATTLASRPAEAVRVTKRLIREPLRAQIRETLAREGGEFIQRLQSAEAQEAFMSFMSRGRK; encoded by the coding sequence ATGTCTGACACGCTGCTGACGAAGCTCGACTCGGGGGTCCTCACCCTCACCTTCAACCGGCCCGAGAAGAAGAACGCCTTCACGCATGCCATGTACGAGGCGGCCACCCGCGCGCTGAAGGACGCGGAGGGCAACGTCGACGTGCGCGCGGTGCTGCTCACCGGTGCGGGCAACGTCTTCACCGCCGGCAACGACATTGGCGACTTCATGGAGCACCCGCCCGCGGGCGAGGACAGCGCCGTGTTCCGCTTCCTGCGCGCGCTGGTGGACGCGGACAAGCCGGTTCTGGCGGCGGTGGACGGCCCGGCGGTGGGCATCGGCACGACGATGCTGCTGCACTGTGACTACGTGGTGGCCAGCGAGCGCGCGCGCTTCCACATGCCCTTCGTCCAGCTGGGGCTGTGCGCGGAGGGCGCCAGCAGCCTGCTCATCCCCAGGACGGCGGGCTTCGCGGTGGCCAGCGAGCTGCTGCTCTTCGGCGAGCCCTTCGACGCGGCCACAGCGCTGCGCGCGGGCATCATCAACAAGGTGGTGCCGGACGCCAGCCTCCAGCAGGTGGCCACCGAGCGCGCCACCACGCTGGCCTCCCGCCCCGCCGAGGCGGTGCGCGTGACGAAGCGGCTGATTCGCGAGCCCCTGCGCGCCCAGATTCGCGAGACGCTGGCCCGAGAGGGCGGCGAGTTCATCCAGCGCCTCCAGTCCGCCGAGGCGCAGGAAGCCTTCATGTCCTTCATGTCCCGCGGCCGGAAGTAG
- a CDS encoding phosphoribosyltransferase, whose translation MRFRDRADAGRRLAARLLPYRGGEVRVLGLARGGLRVAYEVAHAMEAPLDVWVSRRIDVPGRMTVLGAVSEGGGIYLDQDALRGLGLPEVEARSLARAEASEVDNQVQRLRGTSEPSMSGSTVLLVDDGLVSGATAMAALQVLRRQHPARLVLGVPVGTPHGLARVRPEADAVHCVEVLPAMRDVSEAYDDFRPLPDVELRQLLVRAREPVQPREVLESTDLGGFWM comes from the coding sequence ATGCGCTTTCGGGACCGAGCAGATGCGGGCCGCCGGCTGGCGGCGCGGCTGTTGCCCTACCGGGGCGGCGAGGTGCGTGTGCTGGGCCTGGCGCGAGGCGGGCTCCGCGTGGCGTACGAGGTGGCCCACGCGATGGAGGCGCCACTGGACGTCTGGGTCTCCCGCCGCATTGACGTGCCGGGCCGGATGACGGTGCTGGGCGCGGTGTCGGAAGGGGGCGGCATCTACCTGGACCAGGACGCGCTGCGGGGCCTGGGTCTGCCGGAGGTGGAGGCCCGGAGCCTGGCGCGGGCGGAGGCTTCGGAAGTGGACAATCAGGTCCAGCGGCTGCGGGGTACTTCGGAGCCCTCGATGAGCGGCAGCACGGTGCTGCTGGTGGATGACGGGCTGGTGTCGGGCGCCACGGCCATGGCCGCGCTCCAGGTGCTGCGGCGGCAACACCCGGCCCGGTTGGTGCTGGGCGTCCCTGTGGGGACCCCGCACGGGCTGGCCCGGGTGCGCCCGGAAGCGGACGCGGTGCACTGCGTGGAGGTGCTGCCCGCGATGCGCGACGTGTCGGAGGCCTACGACGACTTCCGGCCGTTGCCGGACGTGGAGCTGCGGCAGCTGCTCGTGCGCGCCCGGGAGCCCGTGCAGCCGCGCGAGGTCCTCGAGTCCACGGACCTGGGCGGCTTCTGGATGTGA